A single genomic interval of Lactococcus sp. S-13 harbors:
- the glpK gene encoding glycerol kinase GlpK produces MSETSYIMAIDQGTTSSRAIIYDKAGKHKGSAQKEFTQYFPQEGWVEHDANEIWNSVQSVIAGAFIESGLKPSQIAGIGITNQRETTIIWDKKTGQPIYHAIVWQSRQSSEIANDLKKAGHEALFHNKTGLVIDSYFSATKIRWILNHVKGAQERAEKGELLFGTIDSWLLWKLTDGEVHVTDYSNASRTMLYNIHELKWDEEILEILNIPKALLPQVKSNSEIYGVTKSFHFFGAEVPISGMAGDQQAALFGQMAFEAGMIKNTYGTGSFIVMNTGEQAQISKNKLLTTIAYGINGKVYYALEGSIFVAGSSIQWLRDGLKMLEKSSDSEAAARQSTNHNEVYVVPAFVGLGAPYWDQEARGAMFGLTRGTTKEDIIKATLQSIAYQVRDVIGTMKEDSGIDIPVLKVDGGAANNEYLMQFQADILNIPLQRASDLETTALGAAFLAGLAVGFWKDLEELKESYEAGKIFQVQMSNEQRERLYNGWEKAVNATRAFK; encoded by the coding sequence ATGTCAGAAACTTCATACATTATGGCGATTGACCAAGGCACAACAAGCTCGCGGGCCATCATCTATGACAAAGCAGGAAAACACAAGGGCAGCGCTCAAAAAGAATTCACCCAGTATTTTCCCCAAGAAGGTTGGGTAGAGCATGACGCAAATGAAATATGGAACTCCGTCCAATCCGTCATCGCAGGAGCCTTCATCGAATCCGGTCTGAAACCCTCCCAAATCGCAGGGATTGGGATCACCAACCAGCGTGAAACCACTATTATTTGGGACAAGAAAACAGGCCAGCCCATTTATCATGCCATTGTCTGGCAATCTCGTCAATCCTCAGAAATCGCCAATGACCTAAAAAAAGCAGGTCACGAAGCCCTATTTCATAATAAAACCGGTCTGGTCATCGATTCATACTTTTCCGCCACAAAAATTCGCTGGATTTTAAACCATGTCAAAGGCGCACAAGAACGCGCTGAAAAAGGAGAACTTCTTTTTGGAACCATTGACAGTTGGCTCTTGTGGAAATTGACCGACGGAGAAGTCCATGTCACCGACTATTCCAATGCTAGTCGTACCATGCTCTATAATATCCATGAACTAAAATGGGACGAAGAAATCCTAGAAATCCTCAACATTCCCAAAGCCCTCCTCCCTCAAGTCAAATCAAATTCAGAAATCTACGGCGTCACAAAAAGCTTCCATTTCTTTGGTGCTGAAGTTCCCATTTCTGGCATGGCTGGTGACCAGCAAGCCGCCCTATTTGGTCAAATGGCCTTTGAAGCAGGAATGATCAAAAACACCTACGGGACAGGCTCATTCATTGTGATGAACACAGGAGAACAAGCCCAAATTTCCAAAAATAAGCTCTTAACCACCATCGCTTATGGCATCAACGGAAAAGTTTATTATGCCTTAGAAGGAAGCATTTTTGTTGCAGGCTCCTCAATCCAGTGGCTACGGGACGGCCTAAAAATGCTCGAAAAATCCAGTGATTCAGAGGCAGCTGCCCGACAATCAACCAATCACAACGAGGTCTACGTCGTTCCTGCTTTTGTTGGACTTGGCGCACCTTACTGGGATCAAGAAGCGCGTGGTGCCATGTTTGGATTGACACGTGGTACAACCAAAGAAGACATCATCAAAGCCACCCTTCAATCCATCGCTTATCAAGTTCGGGACGTCATTGGGACAATGAAAGAAGATTCAGGAATTGATATCCCCGTCCTCAAAGTTGACGGCGGAGCAGCCAATAACGAATACCTGATGCAATTCCAAGCCGACATTTTAAACATTCCTCTTCAACGAGCAAGTGATTTGGAAACAACCGCACTTGGCGCAGCCTTCCTTGCCGGCCTAGCCGTAGGATTTTGGAAAGACCTCGAAGAACTCAAGGAATCTTACGAAGCAGGAAAGATTTTCCAAGTCCAGATGTCCAACGAACAACGTGAACGGCTGTATAATGGCTGGGAAAAAGCAGTGAATGCCACCCGAGCATTCAAGTAG
- a CDS encoding ABC transporter permease, which produces MDFIRRAWLFTKAKIGRTVLLIVAFSAILIFVLSGLIINSAANVSIDNAKKAAGATVSLSVNMQNVIKQAQSSASTSSSSDSSTSDSGAGKRFNIDMPTISESTAEKIAKLDGVKAYSFTYQASASANSGIEKVSSSGSSSSSSNAQGQGGPGGDMAGGMGGSQEDFTISGTNDLANNTNFTSSYKIASGRAIKASDEGTNNVVIEKTLASQNDLKVGSTFTLKDSNDKTYTMTVVGIFTTTSSSTENSIQYMNTMYTALSVANAMKATTGKISTATYSMTNPANADTFVKAANKLVDSDTFQVAKNDQAYQNVKSSLNNVASFARNIVIIVAVAGAIILALIIMLMVRERRFEIGVLMSLGESKLKIIGQFFFELFMVMVVSVGIASAAGNVVGNVVGQQVLKQQTTQTTSSAANNGAPAAPGGNTNSQRPSGNGGGFMGRAGGAMGIGQSQAQAKALEKLNIKTSFSEIMMLVAIAILITLIAVGLASIGILRLNPKQVLTN; this is translated from the coding sequence ATGGATTTTATCAGACGAGCATGGCTTTTTACTAAAGCGAAAATTGGTCGGACGGTGCTTTTGATTGTGGCATTTTCAGCGATTTTGATTTTTGTGCTTTCGGGCTTGATTATCAACAGTGCGGCAAATGTTTCCATCGACAACGCCAAAAAAGCAGCTGGAGCAACAGTTTCACTGTCGGTCAATATGCAAAATGTCATCAAGCAGGCGCAATCTAGCGCCAGTACAAGTAGCTCAAGTGATTCAAGCACGAGCGATAGTGGCGCAGGCAAACGTTTCAACATTGATATGCCAACGATTTCTGAAAGCACGGCCGAAAAAATTGCCAAACTTGATGGCGTCAAAGCTTACAGCTTCACCTATCAGGCTTCTGCATCGGCTAACTCCGGCATTGAAAAAGTGTCGTCAAGTGGCAGCTCAAGCAGTTCAAGCAATGCACAAGGACAAGGTGGCCCTGGCGGTGATATGGCTGGTGGCATGGGTGGCTCCCAAGAAGACTTCACAATCTCTGGGACAAATGACCTAGCAAACAACACAAACTTCACAAGCTCCTACAAAATCGCGTCTGGACGCGCAATCAAGGCTTCTGACGAAGGCACAAACAATGTCGTCATCGAAAAAACGCTGGCCAGCCAAAACGATCTGAAAGTCGGTTCGACTTTCACGCTTAAAGACAGCAACGACAAGACTTACACGATGACAGTGGTCGGCATCTTCACAACGACAAGCTCGAGCACAGAAAATTCGATTCAGTACATGAACACCATGTATACAGCACTTTCCGTGGCCAATGCGATGAAAGCAACGACGGGCAAGATTTCCACCGCGACTTACAGCATGACCAATCCAGCCAATGCCGATACTTTTGTTAAAGCAGCCAATAAATTAGTAGACAGCGACACTTTCCAAGTGGCCAAAAATGACCAAGCTTATCAAAATGTCAAATCTTCTCTGAACAATGTAGCAAGTTTTGCTCGCAACATTGTGATTATTGTGGCGGTTGCTGGGGCCATCATTTTGGCGCTGATTATCATGCTCATGGTGCGCGAGCGCCGCTTTGAAATCGGTGTGCTGATGAGTCTTGGCGAGTCCAAACTCAAAATCATTGGCCAATTTTTCTTTGAATTATTCATGGTCATGGTGGTATCAGTCGGCATCGCCTCAGCCGCAGGTAATGTGGTCGGCAACGTTGTGGGTCAACAAGTCTTGAAACAACAAACGACTCAAACCACTTCAAGCGCAGCAAATAATGGCGCCCCAGCAGCACCAGGTGGCAACACCAACAGTCAACGTCCTTCTGGAAATGGTGGCGGCTTTATGGGTCGCGCTGGCGGTGCGATGGGCATTGGACAATCGCAAGCTCAAGCTAAAGCCCTTGAAAAATTGAACATCAAAACCTCATTTAGTGAAATCATGATGCTCGTTGCTATCGCCATTTTGATCACCCTGATTGCCGTAGGACTGGCAAGTATTGGCATCTTGCGCCTCAATCCTAAACAAGTTTTGACCAATTGA
- the mraY gene encoding phospho-N-acetylmuramoyl-pentapeptide-transferase, which translates to MLLNEIVVAVIAMLLTIVAIPRFIMFFHKKKLGGQPTLEEVKQHASKAGTPTMGGFVFVTVALFVSLVSALLLGQASAPFIIAWWVLAMYAVIGFFDDFLKIFKKKNEGLTAVQKLVAQIVIGLVSYLIYTSAPHFKPVPRFGNFIPEHMIPKASPSFEVNHLILFGRDFDLGIFFLIFIIIWLVGWSNAVNLTDGIDGLASITVAISLTAYAIIAAVHHQYDVLVIIVAVIGALIGFFVFNHKPAKIFMGDVGSLALGGFLAIISILLHAEWTLLLIGAVYVIETLSVMIQVTYFKRTGGKRIFRMTPIHHHFELGGFSGKAKGWSEWKIDIVFWLFTAVLSAIALGIYFAF; encoded by the coding sequence ATGTTATTGAATGAAATAGTGGTCGCGGTTATCGCAATGCTTTTGACAATCGTTGCGATTCCTCGCTTCATTATGTTCTTCCATAAGAAAAAATTGGGTGGACAACCAACGCTTGAAGAGGTAAAACAGCACGCGAGTAAGGCGGGAACGCCGACAATGGGAGGTTTTGTTTTCGTCACTGTCGCTTTATTCGTTTCGCTTGTGAGCGCACTTTTGTTAGGGCAGGCGAGCGCACCTTTCATTATTGCTTGGTGGGTGCTTGCAATGTATGCAGTTATTGGCTTTTTTGATGATTTCTTGAAAATTTTCAAAAAGAAAAATGAAGGGCTGACGGCTGTTCAAAAATTAGTGGCTCAGATTGTCATTGGGCTGGTTTCATATCTGATTTACACGAGCGCACCGCATTTTAAACCCGTGCCACGTTTTGGAAATTTCATTCCGGAGCATATGATTCCAAAGGCTTCACCAAGTTTTGAAGTCAATCATTTGATTCTTTTTGGACGTGATTTTGATTTAGGCATCTTTTTCTTGATTTTTATCATTATTTGGCTGGTCGGTTGGTCAAACGCGGTCAATTTGACGGATGGGATTGATGGCTTGGCTTCAATTACGGTGGCGATTTCGCTGACGGCTTATGCGATTATTGCTGCGGTTCATCATCAGTATGATGTTTTAGTGATTATTGTTGCCGTGATTGGTGCTTTGATTGGTTTCTTTGTGTTCAATCATAAGCCAGCGAAGATTTTCATGGGGGATGTCGGTTCTCTTGCGCTGGGCGGCTTTTTGGCAATCATTTCTATTTTGCTTCATGCGGAATGGACTTTGCTTTTGATTGGTGCTGTCTATGTGATTGAAACTTTGTCTGTGATGATTCAAGTCACTTATTTCAAACGCACGGGTGGTAAACGTATTTTCCGGATGACGCCAATTCATCATCATTTTGAATTGGGTGGTTTTTCTGGGAAAGCAAAAGGTTGGTCAGAGTGGAAGATTGATATTGTCTTTTGGCTATTTACGGCTGTTTTGTCGGCAATTGCTTTGGGAATTTATTTCGCCTTTTAA
- a CDS encoding ABC transporter ATP-binding protein: MTLKVENLTYYYTNPDDYLFKDVTETFEKGTMYAILGQSGSGKTTFLSLLAGLDTAKSGTMTYDDRIIKSSNLTNYRKKTVSTVFQAYNLLTYMSAYDNVKTAIKISSVKFPDEKVAIEEALAKVGLTQDLIYKSVSKLSGGQQQRVAIARALVLNHDIIIADEPTGNLDENTTTQIVELFQKIAHDDNKIVIIVTHETDVAKASDLVYTLKHRKFQRTS; encoded by the coding sequence ATGACCCTAAAAGTTGAAAATTTGACCTATTATTACACCAATCCTGACGATTATCTGTTCAAAGACGTCACAGAAACTTTTGAAAAAGGCACCATGTATGCCATTCTGGGACAATCTGGTTCAGGAAAAACCACCTTTCTCTCCCTCTTGGCAGGGCTAGATACTGCAAAATCAGGGACGATGACTTATGACGATAGAATCATCAAATCTAGCAATTTGACCAATTACCGCAAAAAAACCGTCAGCACCGTCTTTCAAGCCTACAATTTGCTGACCTATATGTCAGCTTACGATAATGTCAAAACGGCGATTAAAATTTCGTCAGTAAAATTTCCTGACGAAAAAGTTGCCATCGAAGAAGCCTTGGCAAAAGTAGGGCTGACGCAAGATTTAATTTACAAATCCGTCAGTAAATTATCCGGAGGTCAGCAGCAACGAGTAGCAATCGCACGGGCGCTGGTGCTTAATCATGACATCATTATTGCTGACGAGCCGACAGGAAATCTGGACGAGAACACCACCACGCAAATCGTTGAACTTTTTCAAAAAATTGCCCACGACGACAACAAAATCGTGATTATCGTCACCCACGAAACCGACGTCGCCAAGGCCTCAGACCTCGTTTACACCCTCAAACATCGCAAATTTCAACGCACCTCTTAA
- a CDS encoding GTP pyrophosphokinase has product MEKDYLKTRFAPEEFEELKKRLVKYECALDVVYTQFSNLNTYYNNFEAVNPIEHIKHRLKSPESIAGKLKKKGLPITAEQADEHLSDIAGIRVICSYAKNIYEIVEIIKNQEAFTVVSQKDYLKDAKKTGYRSYHMILEVNLGHLFGEQSCRVEVQLRTSAMDFWASLEHKVRYKYDGKIPQQLSNELQNCAEQIHALDERMYLIHKVVDMINQSEVDIDQIGY; this is encoded by the coding sequence ATGGAAAAAGACTATCTCAAAACGCGATTCGCTCCGGAAGAATTTGAAGAACTCAAAAAAAGATTGGTTAAGTACGAATGCGCACTTGATGTCGTATATACGCAATTTTCGAATTTAAATACATATTATAACAACTTTGAAGCGGTCAATCCGATTGAACATATCAAACATCGACTCAAATCCCCAGAAAGCATTGCAGGAAAACTCAAGAAAAAAGGACTGCCTATTACAGCGGAGCAGGCCGATGAGCATCTTTCTGACATTGCTGGTATTCGAGTAATTTGCTCTTATGCCAAAAATATCTATGAAATCGTTGAGATTATAAAAAATCAAGAAGCTTTCACAGTAGTCAGTCAAAAAGACTATCTCAAAGACGCCAAAAAAACAGGTTATCGGAGTTACCACATGATTTTGGAGGTTAACCTCGGTCATCTTTTTGGCGAACAAAGTTGCCGTGTTGAAGTGCAGCTCCGCACCTCAGCGATGGATTTTTGGGCAAGTCTGGAACACAAAGTACGCTACAAATACGACGGAAAAATACCTCAACAGTTGAGCAATGAGCTTCAAAATTGTGCCGAACAAATCCATGCCCTTGATGAAAGAATGTATTTGATTCACAAAGTTGTAGATATGATTAATCAGTCCGAAGTTGACATTGATCAAATTGGCTACTAA
- the rplS gene encoding 50S ribosomal protein L19 — MNLIESINAAQLRSDIPDFRPGDTVRVHAKVVEGTRERIQLFEGVVIARKNSGINETYTVRKISNGVGVERIFPVHTPRVEKIEVIRHGKVRRAKLYYLRALTGKKARIAERHVTK, encoded by the coding sequence ATGAACCTTATCGAATCTATCAACGCTGCACAATTGCGTTCTGATATCCCTGACTTCCGCCCTGGTGACACTGTACGTGTTCACGCAAAAGTTGTCGAAGGAACTCGCGAACGTATCCAGCTTTTTGAAGGCGTTGTTATCGCTCGTAAAAACTCAGGAATCAACGAAACTTACACTGTTCGTAAAATCTCAAACGGTGTTGGTGTAGAACGTATCTTCCCAGTTCACACTCCACGTGTTGAAAAAATCGAAGTTATCCGTCACGGTAAAGTACGTCGTGCGAAACTTTATTACCTCCGTGCACTCACAGGTAAAAAAGCTCGTATCGCTGAACGTCACGTTACTAAATAA
- the glpO gene encoding type 1 glycerol-3-phosphate oxidase: protein MAFSKKTRQESINNIQTSELDLLIIGGGITGAGLSLQAAASGMKVALLEMQDFSEGTSSRSTKLVHGGIRYLKNFDVEVVSDTVSERAIVQAIAPHIPKPDPMLLPIYDDEGPTTFDMFSVKIAMDLYDRLADIDENSPYANTTISKEEVLRREPMIKQEGLQGAGVYLDFRNNDARLVIDNIKKAVEIGAQAISKMKVIDFLYTDRQISGVRARDLLTNEVIEVKAKLVVNTSGPWVDKIRYLNFTRAIVPKMRPTKGVHLVVDAAKLPVPQPTYFDTGKHDKRMVFAIPRENKTYFGTTDTDYHGDFIDPKVTKEDVNYLLDVINFRYPKAHLKLEDIEASWAGLRPLLNNNSGSDYNGGNNGAISEKSFDAVVDAVLRYQNKTATKAEVEHILNHMDASLSEKGTDPSTISRGSSLERESDGLITLAGGKITDYRKMAAGAMDMIHQLLKDEYNLTFEKIDSKHYQISGGEFDPTQVTETISENMKAGLAAGLSKEEANYIADFYGMNSLKIFSYAAEMAAYDGLSLAESARLRYALEDEMILTPVDYLLRRTNHLLFMREGVEAIKHPVLEVMAKFLGWSDLQKAEQEKALELALRESDLSDLKG from the coding sequence ATGGCTTTTTCTAAAAAAACAAGACAAGAATCAATAAACAATATCCAAACTTCTGAGTTAGACCTCCTAATTATCGGTGGAGGCATCACGGGTGCGGGTCTTAGCCTACAGGCAGCAGCCTCCGGAATGAAAGTGGCTCTCTTAGAAATGCAAGACTTCTCCGAAGGCACCTCCTCACGCTCCACCAAACTTGTTCACGGTGGTATTCGTTATCTGAAAAATTTTGACGTAGAAGTTGTTTCAGATACCGTTTCTGAACGTGCCATCGTTCAAGCTATCGCTCCCCACATTCCAAAGCCAGACCCAATGTTGTTGCCTATCTATGATGACGAAGGGCCCACAACATTTGATATGTTCTCAGTCAAAATTGCAATGGACTTGTATGATCGACTAGCAGACATTGACGAAAACTCACCTTACGCCAATACCACGATTTCAAAAGAAGAAGTCCTTCGCCGTGAACCGATGATTAAGCAAGAAGGATTACAAGGCGCTGGAGTTTACCTCGACTTTCGAAACAACGATGCGCGACTAGTCATCGATAATATCAAAAAAGCGGTGGAAATCGGTGCACAAGCCATCAGTAAGATGAAAGTGATTGATTTTCTTTACACCGACAGACAAATTTCAGGAGTCCGTGCGCGTGATTTACTTACCAACGAAGTCATCGAAGTCAAAGCAAAATTAGTCGTTAACACCAGTGGCCCTTGGGTAGATAAAATTCGCTATCTCAACTTTACCAGAGCGATTGTTCCCAAAATGCGCCCCACCAAAGGCGTACACCTTGTTGTTGATGCTGCCAAGCTCCCAGTTCCCCAACCGACATATTTTGACACAGGAAAGCACGATAAACGCATGGTTTTTGCAATTCCTCGTGAAAATAAAACCTACTTTGGGACGACAGACACAGACTATCACGGAGATTTTATTGATCCTAAAGTTACGAAAGAAGACGTCAATTACTTGCTTGATGTCATCAACTTTCGTTATCCAAAAGCTCACCTAAAGCTAGAAGATATCGAAGCCTCATGGGCTGGTTTGCGCCCACTATTAAATAACAATTCAGGCTCAGATTATAACGGTGGAAACAATGGTGCAATATCTGAAAAGAGCTTTGATGCCGTTGTTGATGCTGTCTTGCGCTATCAAAATAAAACAGCGACCAAAGCTGAAGTTGAGCATATCTTGAATCACATGGACGCCAGCTTATCTGAAAAAGGGACAGATCCTTCCACAATTTCCAGAGGCAGTTCCTTGGAGCGCGAATCAGATGGTTTGATTACATTAGCAGGTGGTAAAATTACAGATTATCGTAAAATGGCAGCTGGAGCAATGGACATGATTCATCAATTACTTAAAGACGAGTACAATCTAACCTTTGAAAAAATTGATTCCAAGCACTACCAAATCTCAGGCGGTGAATTTGACCCCACTCAAGTAACGGAAACCATTTCTGAAAATATGAAAGCGGGTCTTGCTGCTGGTCTGAGCAAAGAAGAAGCCAATTATATTGCCGATTTTTATGGCATGAACTCACTAAAAATCTTTAGCTACGCTGCTGAAATGGCTGCTTACGATGGACTAAGCTTAGCCGAGTCAGCGCGCTTACGCTATGCTCTTGAAGACGAAATGATTCTAACACCCGTTGATTATCTCCTTCGGCGCACAAATCACCTCTTATTCATGCGTGAAGGAGTAGAAGCAATCAAACACCCCGTTCTAGAAGTCATGGCAAAATTTTTAGGTTGGTCTGATTTACAAAAGGCAGAGCAAGAAAAAGCCCTTGAACTGGCCCTCCGTGAATCCGACTTATCCGACCTAAAAGGTTAA
- a CDS encoding cell division protein FtsL, whose translation MAAQPKEYFDIETAAKKDSYLIDTDSLAPEVLASKFKKFSGVEKVFYLAMVVSALVLAVGLLYVKTKTLEVQGSTMNYKSKISQQTTKKAEYDQQILDLTAGTRVVDSANQAGMTQNPSNVLKATK comes from the coding sequence ATGGCAGCACAGCCGAAAGAATACTTTGATATAGAAACTGCGGCGAAAAAGGATTCTTATCTGATTGATACAGATTCACTTGCACCAGAAGTTCTAGCGAGTAAGTTTAAAAAATTTAGCGGCGTTGAGAAGGTTTTCTATTTGGCAATGGTCGTTTCTGCTTTAGTGTTGGCTGTCGGGCTACTTTATGTCAAGACAAAAACCCTTGAAGTTCAAGGAAGTACGATGAATTACAAGTCAAAAATTAGTCAACAAACGACCAAAAAAGCTGAATATGATCAACAAATTTTAGATTTAACCGCGGGAACTCGCGTAGTAGATTCAGCAAATCAAGCTGGAATGACTCAAAATCCTTCTAATGTATTGAAAGCAACGAAATGA
- a CDS encoding universal stress protein, translated as MMEKGYHKILVAIDGSSQSYQALQEAVELAEHHQALLKIVYVLNDKLANIPVQVNSKVIYQTVQEHSDHVIEEVQTRMADQKVTYEILRLTGTPKKELVNFSKENDIDLLLIGSTGLDALDRFILGSTTQYVVNHATCNLIVVK; from the coding sequence ATGATGGAAAAAGGATATCATAAAATATTAGTTGCTATAGATGGTTCAAGTCAGTCTTATCAAGCGCTTCAAGAAGCGGTGGAACTTGCTGAACATCACCAAGCGCTCTTAAAAATCGTCTATGTTTTAAATGATAAATTAGCCAATATTCCTGTTCAGGTGAACTCGAAAGTCATTTACCAAACGGTTCAAGAGCATTCGGATCATGTGATTGAAGAAGTTCAAACAAGAATGGCAGACCAAAAGGTGACCTATGAAATCTTGCGATTGACAGGGACACCTAAAAAGGAGCTTGTTAATTTTTCTAAAGAAAATGATATTGATTTACTTTTGATTGGGTCAACTGGTCTGGATGCTTTGGATCGATTTATCTTAGGGTCTACGACGCAGTATGTGGTCAACCATGCCACGTGCAATCTCATTGTTGTAAAATAA
- a CDS encoding penicillin-binding protein — MIKFLKKLFSLPVRKISRNARKTKLRPETNRKHVGKSLFFLAIALFTIFIFRFVWLITDNHVGDTNLKVMATRNYQDTVAVQAKRGTIFDRTGAPIAVDSSTYTIYVVLDKTQVDTNGNPLYVRKSEFGKLEDFLNSKLGIDRSLIEKQLNSKFKQVQFGAKGSNISLQQMKDLQKAADDQKLVGIGFTADLSRSYPFGNFASQFIGVASPKDKKGVQVLEGNMGLEKAFNSTLSGTNGVETYQKDIYGRPIPGTTKVDKVVKNGKDVYTTLDAQLQTNLEKLMDSAVQQTGAQQISGTLVDAKTGDILATSQRPTYTAATINTDKDQKYFTWNSLLSQSAFEPGSTFKTFLMASALDSGKVDLNATYQRKLQVYDTPINDWDVTENKSYTLPETVTYAQGFAMSSNIGMSRIEMDMGYNLWEGYLNKFKFGLKTRAGLDGENPGALPADNGVSQIQSAFGQGVAVTPIQLIRAWTSVAGNGTMLEPHIVNKVVDPNNNTSLVAQPEVIGRPVSNSSVEEVRKLMLTVNTDPVYGTSYSSSGDPDQNLGPGPLFMVNGQPAAVKTGTAQIAAKTGGYMTGAQDYLYSAVVMYPADKPEFIFYMTVKIPSEPWTLKYIARVANPLLTRAESLKDEIDASRTSEDKAGKVTVENYKDADPGNTADSLRRTVLSPVILGTGAKVTAQSIAAGEKVAANTRILLLTNDKDQVMPDMYEWSKAEVEQLANWYGLKVTYEGSGNQVESQSLAAATNVKKGQSLTVKLGS, encoded by the coding sequence ATGATAAAATTTTTAAAAAAATTATTTTCTCTTCCAGTAAGGAAAATATCACGGAATGCCAGAAAGACTAAACTTCGTCCAGAAACAAATCGTAAACACGTAGGTAAGAGCCTCTTTTTCCTAGCTATCGCTCTGTTTACGATTTTTATATTTCGTTTTGTTTGGTTGATTACGGATAACCATGTCGGGGATACTAATCTCAAAGTCATGGCAACAAGAAATTACCAAGATACCGTGGCAGTACAAGCCAAACGAGGAACAATCTTCGACCGTACTGGCGCACCAATTGCAGTTGATTCAAGTACCTATACGATTTATGTTGTCCTTGATAAGACGCAGGTAGATACCAACGGAAATCCACTTTACGTCAGAAAAAGTGAATTTGGCAAGCTTGAAGATTTTCTTAATAGTAAGTTAGGAATTGACCGTTCTTTGATTGAAAAACAGTTAAATTCTAAATTTAAGCAAGTTCAATTTGGAGCAAAAGGTTCAAATATCAGTTTGCAACAAATGAAAGATTTGCAAAAAGCAGCCGATGATCAAAAGCTGGTTGGTATTGGTTTCACTGCTGATTTATCTCGTTCTTATCCTTTCGGCAATTTTGCTTCACAATTTATCGGAGTCGCTAGTCCTAAAGATAAAAAAGGTGTACAAGTTCTGGAAGGAAATATGGGCTTGGAAAAAGCCTTCAACAGTACGCTGAGTGGGACAAACGGTGTTGAAACTTATCAAAAAGATATTTATGGGCGTCCAATTCCGGGGACTACGAAAGTCGACAAAGTTGTTAAAAACGGAAAAGATGTCTATACGACGCTAGATGCACAGCTGCAAACCAATCTTGAAAAATTGATGGATTCTGCGGTTCAACAAACGGGCGCGCAACAAATTTCGGGAACTTTGGTTGATGCTAAAACGGGTGACATTTTGGCAACGAGTCAACGACCAACTTATACCGCAGCAACAATCAATACAGACAAAGATCAGAAGTATTTTACTTGGAATAGTTTGTTGTCACAGTCGGCGTTTGAGCCAGGATCAACTTTTAAAACCTTCCTCATGGCTTCGGCTTTGGATAGTGGAAAAGTAGACCTTAATGCTACCTACCAACGGAAGTTGCAAGTTTATGATACGCCCATCAATGACTGGGACGTTACGGAAAACAAAAGCTACACCTTACCAGAAACAGTGACCTATGCTCAAGGTTTTGCGATGTCTTCTAATATCGGAATGAGCCGAATTGAGATGGATATGGGGTATAATCTGTGGGAAGGTTATTTGAACAAGTTCAAATTTGGCTTGAAAACACGGGCTGGTTTGGACGGTGAAAATCCGGGGGCTTTGCCTGCTGATAATGGCGTTTCGCAAATCCAATCGGCTTTTGGTCAAGGGGTTGCGGTGACGCCGATTCAATTGATTCGGGCATGGACATCCGTAGCTGGAAACGGAACGATGTTAGAGCCTCATATTGTTAACAAGGTGGTTGATCCTAATAACAACACGAGCTTGGTTGCTCAGCCAGAGGTTATTGGTCGTCCTGTTTCTAATTCATCTGTGGAGGAAGTGCGCAAGTTGATGCTGACGGTTAATACGGATCCAGTGTATGGAACTTCTTATTCCTCTTCGGGAGATCCTGACCAAAATCTTGGACCAGGGCCTTTGTTTATGGTCAATGGTCAGCCTGCAGCGGTGAAGACAGGTACTGCGCAGATTGCGGCAAAAACGGGTGGTTATATGACCGGGGCGCAGGATTATCTTTATTCTGCGGTGGTGATGTATCCAGCAGATAAACCAGAGTTTATTTTCTATATGACGGTAAAAATTCCTTCGGAACCGTGGACTTTGAAATATATTGCACGAGTTGCCAATCCTTTGTTGACACGGGCTGAAAGCTTGAAAGATGAAATCGATGCTTCCAGAACGAGTGAGGATAAGGCGGGCAAGGTTACTGTTGAGAATTACAAGGATGCTGATCCAGGGAATACAGCGGATAGCTTACGTCGGACTGTTTTGAGCCCTGTAATTTTGGGAACGGGAGCTAAGGTGACCGCTCAATCCATTGCCGCAGGTGAAAAAGTAGCTGCCAATACACGCATTTTACTTTTGACTAATGACAAGGATCAAGTCATGCCGGATATGTACGAGTGGTCGAAAGCTGAGGTTGAGCAATTGGCAAATTGGTACGGTTTGAAAGTGACTTATGAAGGTTCGGGAAATCAAGTCGAGAGCCAGTCGCTTGCGGCTGCGACCAATGTCAAAAAGGGTCAAAGTTTAACTGTGAAATTGGGGAGTTGA